In a single window of the Bactrocera dorsalis isolate Fly_Bdor chromosome 2, ASM2337382v1, whole genome shotgun sequence genome:
- the LOC109579965 gene encoding probable fatty acid-binding protein produces MIKKINCWEGKQYQLVTSDNYDAYMKELGMGLVQRKLGNTKKPIVMLHKVESTHNLITVIDEKPTVLTFKLGKEFDEETYDLRNVKTTFNLYDNTLVQEQKGVVCTKITREFHLNRMVEQSVINNVAGSRVFHVLGEDESKDLTELLEKLENEQQEKKEENKEAKQKSEAKREVERVVNQLVE; encoded by the coding sequence ATGATAAAGAAAATCAACTGTTGGGAGGGTAAGCAGTATCAGCTGGTGACTAGTGATAACTACGATGCCTACATGAAAGAGCTTGGCATGGGCTTGGTTCAACGCAAATTAGGCAACACCAAAAAGCCGATCGTTATGCTACATAAGGTTGAAAGCACCCATAATTTAATCACAGTGATCGATGAGAAACCAACTGTACTCACCTTCAAGTTGGGCAAAGAGTTCGATGAAGAAACTTATGATCTGCGCAATGTGAAGACcacattcaatttgtatgacaacaCTTTGGTGCAGGAACAAAAGGGTGTTGTGTGCACGAAGATCACACGCGAATTTCATCTAAATAGAATGGTGGAGCAATCTGTGATCAACAATGTGGCCGGAAGTAGAGTATTTCATGTGCTTGGGGAAGACGAAAGCAAGGACTTGACCGAATTGTTGGAGAAACTTGAAAATGAGCAGCAAGAAAAGAAGGAAGAGAATAAGGAGGCCAAGCAAAAGAGTGAAGCCAAAAGAGAAGTCGAAAGAGTAGTTAACCAATTGGTGGAATAA